The Anabaena sp. WA102 genome contains a region encoding:
- the cas6 gene encoding CRISPR-associated endoribonuclease Cas6 has protein sequence MAQVQLYLPKIMTLQSLVIQLGAASESTIPTTLGRAIHAQVMQWLSLGDAQIATAVHDSQESPLSLSGLIGYRRKQGIQLGDDFVVRISLLDSNLIQPLLQGIESSHNKSIYLGKCPFVIRSIYSLPGTHPLVDSSDYTILANTSVSSDITLQFLSPTSFKQNQNIQPFPLPDLVFNSLLRRWNRFAPAELQFPQVEWQGLVSAFELKTHALKMEAGAEIGTVGWIKYRFPNPEEARIATILANFAVFSGVGRKTAMGMGQVKIKN, from the coding sequence ATGGCGCAAGTACAGTTGTATCTTCCTAAAATTATGACTTTACAAAGTTTAGTAATTCAATTAGGTGCTGCTAGTGAAAGCACTATTCCCACTACATTAGGTAGAGCGATTCATGCTCAAGTTATGCAATGGTTAAGTTTAGGAGATGCACAAATAGCAACGGCAGTTCATGATAGTCAAGAATCACCTTTGAGTTTATCAGGATTAATTGGTTATCGTCGCAAACAAGGTATACAACTAGGTGATGATTTTGTTGTTCGGATCTCTCTTTTAGATAGTAATTTAATTCAACCTTTGCTACAGGGTATAGAATCTTCCCACAATAAATCTATTTATTTAGGAAAATGCCCCTTTGTAATTCGTAGTATTTATTCACTACCAGGGACTCATCCTCTAGTAGATTCCTCTGATTACACCATATTGGCAAATACATCAGTCTCTAGTGATATCACTTTGCAATTTCTCTCTCCCACCAGTTTTAAACAGAATCAAAATATCCAACCATTCCCATTACCTGATTTAGTATTTAACAGTTTACTACGTCGTTGGAATAGATTTGCACCCGCAGAATTACAGTTTCCTCAAGTTGAATGGCAAGGTTTAGTTTCTGCTTTTGAACTGAAAACCCATGCTTTGAAGATGGAAGCAGGAGCAGAAATTGGTACTGTCGGCTGGATAAAATATCGGTTTCCAAACCCCGAAGAAGCCAGAATTGCCACTATTTTAGCTAACTTCGCTGTCTTTTCTGGAGTTGGACGTAAAACAGCTATGGGTATGGGACAGGTCAAAATTAAGAATTAA
- a CDS encoding alpha/beta hydrolase, with protein sequence MRQNQRLLLKYLNPKSDAPITNHQSPITNYQSPITNHQSPITNYQLPITNYQIK encoded by the coding sequence ATGCGTCAGAATCAAAGATTGTTGCTTAAATACTTAAACCCAAAATCTGACGCACCAATTACCAATCACCAATCACCAATTACCAATTACCAATCACCAATCACCAATCACCAATCACCAATCACCAATTACCAATTACCAATTACCAATTACCAAATAAAATGA
- the cas4 gene encoding CRISPR-associated protein Cas4: protein MNEDYLPLAYLNAWEYCPRRFYLEYVLGEMADNEHIILGRHVHRNINEEGTFQEGETLIHQQQWVWSERLKVSGIIDAVEEYDGQLVPVEYKKGKMAQHLNDHFQVCAAALCLEERTGRTITYGEIFYHANRRRQTVAFTPQLRQMTEQAIALAHVASQNKMPAPIDHPKKCQSCSLQGICLPFEVKQLQRQEY, encoded by the coding sequence ATGAATGAAGATTATTTACCATTAGCTTACTTGAATGCCTGGGAATATTGTCCTCGACGATTTTACCTAGAATATGTGTTAGGTGAAATGGCAGACAATGAACATATTATCTTAGGTCGTCATGTCCACCGCAATATTAACGAAGAAGGCACTTTTCAGGAAGGAGAAACCTTAATTCATCAACAACAATGGGTGTGGTCAGAACGCCTCAAAGTTTCCGGGATTATTGATGCTGTTGAGGAATACGATGGTCAACTTGTGCCTGTGGAATACAAAAAAGGCAAGATGGCACAACACCTAAATGACCATTTTCAAGTTTGTGCTGCGGCTTTATGTTTGGAAGAACGCACGGGTCGCACAATTACCTATGGTGAAATATTTTATCATGCCAATCGCAGAAGACAAACTGTGGCATTTACACCGCAATTAAGGCAAATGACAGAACAGGCGATCGCCCTCGCTCATGTTGCAAGTCAAAATAAAATGCCAGCACCTATTGATCATCCCAAAAAATGTCAATCATGTAGTCTGCAAGGAATTTGTTTACCCTTTGAAGTCAAACAATTACAACGTCAAGAATATTAA
- the cas1d gene encoding type I-D CRISPR-associated endonuclease Cas1d, whose product MTTLYIIQPDAVLSKDYEAFQVALKQEDGSWKKQKVAAQTVDEVILMGNPQVTGDAFVYALELGMPVHYLSSFGKYLGSALPKSSRNGQLRLAQYAVYHDPVRRLELVKAIVTAKIHNQYNVLYRHNEKDNPLKERKVLVKTQQNIDQVRGVEGLAAKEYFACWQRMIGKQWTFNGRNRRPPTDPVNSLLSFAYALLQGQVMAGVHVAGLDPYIGYLHEVHHGQPAMVLDLMEEFRALIADNLVLSLLHKHEIKPKDFNESLGAYRLKDNARKTFLKAFDQKMNDEFKHPVFDYRCTYRRAIELQARLLSRHLQEGVPYKPLSLR is encoded by the coding sequence ATGACTACTCTTTATATCATTCAACCCGATGCTGTTTTAAGCAAAGATTATGAAGCTTTTCAAGTCGCTTTGAAACAAGAAGACGGTTCTTGGAAAAAACAAAAGGTTGCGGCTCAAACTGTAGACGAAGTTATTTTGATGGGTAATCCCCAAGTCACCGGTGATGCTTTTGTCTATGCTTTAGAATTGGGAATGCCAGTGCATTATCTTTCTAGTTTTGGTAAATACTTGGGTTCGGCTTTACCTAAGTCTTCTCGTAATGGTCAACTCAGATTGGCACAGTATGCAGTTTATCATGATCCTGTGCGGCGTTTGGAATTAGTTAAGGCAATTGTCACAGCAAAGATTCATAATCAATATAATGTCTTGTACCGACATAATGAAAAGGATAATCCGCTTAAAGAACGGAAAGTTTTAGTTAAAACTCAACAAAATATAGATCAAGTTCGTGGTGTGGAAGGTTTAGCGGCTAAGGAATATTTTGCTTGTTGGCAACGCATGATAGGTAAACAATGGACTTTTAATGGTAGAAATCGCCGTCCACCTACTGACCCTGTAAATTCTTTACTCAGTTTTGCCTATGCTTTATTACAAGGTCAAGTCATGGCTGGTGTTCATGTAGCAGGATTAGATCCTTATATTGGCTATCTCCACGAAGTTCATCATGGTCAACCGGCAATGGTGTTGGATTTGATGGAGGAATTTCGGGCTTTGATTGCTGATAATTTGGTGTTGTCATTATTGCATAAACACGAAATCAAACCCAAAGATTTTAATGAAAGTTTGGGAGCTTATCGGTTAAAAGACAATGCAAGGAAAACTTTTCTGAAAGCTTTTGACCAAAAAATGAATGATGAATTTAAACATCCTGTGTTTGATTATCGTTGTACCTACAGACGAGCAATAGAATTACAAGCACGGTTACTAAGTCGTCATTTACAAGAGGGTGTTCCCTACAAACCTTTATCACTAAGATGA
- the cas2 gene encoding CRISPR-associated endonuclease Cas2 has product MTTLFYLIIYDLPDNKAANKRRTRLHKMLSGYGKWTQYSVFECFLTAVQFAQLQAKIEKLIKSDEDSIRMYVLDAGSVKRTITYGSEIPRQEQAIII; this is encoded by the coding sequence ATGACAACACTGTTTTATCTGATTATTTATGATTTACCTGACAATAAAGCTGCCAATAAACGCCGGACTCGTTTACATAAAATGCTCAGTGGTTATGGTAAGTGGACTCAATACAGTGTGTTTGAGTGTTTTTTGACTGCTGTACAATTTGCTCAGTTGCAAGCCAAGATAGAAAAACTGATCAAGTCTGATGAGGATTCTATTAGAATGTATGTGCTGGATGCTGGGAGTGTGAAAAGAACTATTACTTATGGTTCGGAAATTCCTAGACAAGAACAGGCTATCATTATATAA
- the cas6 gene encoding CRISPR-associated endoribonuclease Cas6, which yields MSELATSSNRKNPSKNTPLIWADDTELVSLVFDLEVTDSTALYSQYTIGLHAWFLDQVRQINPTLSAYLHDGESEKPFSISALEGQLLPTGKQLQLQSNQIYRWQINAISQPVVQFLSQWLIQPPTTLKLRDACLQVKQISIVNPPTTYNKLLQSSINHKNINLSFISPTSFRRKGHHFPLPVPFNLFHSYLRRWNDFSGMPIEQDGFLEWIDENVIIHKHRLESVKVAAGKRGSVTGFTGAISLGLTKTALNNIEFTQLFYALVQLAPYCGTGHKTTFGLGQTCLDWVNPESNISSTAITNLLPERIEELTTIFTAQRKRIGGERTEKIATTWATILARREMGESLQIIAEDLEIPYTTAKTYVKLARRMLKDMQSNV from the coding sequence ATGTCAGAACTAGCTACATCTAGCAACCGTAAAAACCCATCAAAAAACACCCCTTTAATATGGGCAGATGATACCGAATTAGTTAGCTTAGTTTTTGACCTAGAAGTAACTGATTCCACCGCTCTATATTCGCAATATACCATTGGACTTCATGCTTGGTTTCTGGATCAAGTGCGGCAAATTAACCCAACGCTTTCAGCATATTTACATGATGGTGAGTCAGAAAAACCCTTTAGCATTTCTGCACTAGAAGGTCAATTACTTCCCACCGGAAAACAACTACAACTGCAATCAAATCAAATATATCGTTGGCAGATAAACGCTATTTCTCAACCAGTAGTTCAGTTCTTGAGTCAGTGGTTAATACAACCGCCAACTACTTTGAAATTAAGGGATGCTTGCTTACAAGTAAAACAGATAAGTATTGTTAATCCACCAACTACTTACAACAAACTACTACAATCATCTATCAACCATAAAAACATTAATCTGAGTTTTATTTCCCCTACCAGTTTTCGCCGTAAAGGGCATCATTTTCCCCTTCCTGTTCCCTTCAATCTTTTCCATAGTTACCTCAGACGCTGGAATGATTTTTCAGGAATGCCCATAGAACAAGATGGTTTTCTAGAATGGATAGATGAAAACGTCATCATTCACAAACATCGCTTAGAATCAGTCAAAGTTGCAGCAGGTAAACGGGGTTCTGTCACTGGTTTTACAGGGGCAATTTCTCTAGGATTAACTAAAACTGCTTTAAATAACATTGAATTTACCCAACTATTTTATGCTTTAGTGCAACTTGCTCCCTACTGTGGAACAGGCCACAAAACTACCTTTGGACTCGGACAAACCTGCTTGGACTGGGTAAACCCAGAATCAAATATATCTTCCACAGCGATAACAAATTTGCTACCAGAACGCATTGAGGAATTGACAACAATATTCACAGCACAACGTAAACGGATAGGAGGAGAACGCACCGAAAAAATTGCTACAACTTGGGCAACAATTTTAGCACGCCGGGAAATGGGGGAATCATTACAGATAATAGCTGAGGATTTAGAAATACCTTACACCACAGCGAAAACCTATGTTAAATTAGCCCGTCGGATGCTCAAAGATATGCAATCCAATGTTTAG
- a CDS encoding DUF6636 domain-containing protein translates to MNLSLPQVSIAAPKGFKTPSGNMFCELIEGSDTNTNSLRCEIASSLKPKPPQPYPGYCEFDWGRGFLLPATSKPEILCISDTIADPNKSVLGYGKTWNNGGFKCVSQKTGLTCTNSNNIGFFLSRQKWRVLGISK, encoded by the coding sequence ATGAATTTATCATTACCACAGGTAAGTATTGCCGCACCGAAAGGTTTTAAGACCCCCAGTGGTAATATGTTCTGTGAGCTAATTGAAGGTAGTGATACCAATACCAACAGTTTGCGTTGTGAAATTGCTAGTTCACTCAAGCCTAAACCTCCTCAACCTTACCCTGGATATTGTGAATTTGACTGGGGACGTGGTTTTTTATTACCTGCAACAAGTAAACCGGAAATTCTTTGTATCAGTGATACCATTGCTGACCCTAATAAATCTGTCCTTGGTTATGGTAAAACTTGGAATAATGGCGGGTTTAAGTGTGTTTCCCAAAAAACCGGACTGACTTGCACTAACTCTAATAATATTGGGTTCTTCCTGAGTCGGCAAAAATGGCGAGTGTTGGGTATCTCAAAATAA